CACAATAGAGATCAGCAATGCCGCACCCATCGTACCAAATGAATCACCCTGATTCTCTGCATCACCCGCCCACAGGTAGCTTACACCCACCGGCTTGCGCAGTGGCTCAATCTTTTTGGCAAATTCTGCCTGCACCGTACCTGATGGCACACCAATCACCTGGGATTTTACAGATACTGATGTATTCTTATCTCTTCTCTCCAACTGGCTTGGACCAGAACCTTCAGAAACGGTAGCGAACTGAGATAATTTGACGAGTTGTCCTTTGTTATTTACAAACTGAATATTTGATACATCCGTCAGATTCTTCCTATCAAAATCATCAAAGCGGATATTGATATCATACTCATAATCCCCTTGTCTGAACTTAATCTTACTATCATCAGCAGTACCACTAAAAGCGGTTTGCATAGTACCACCCACATTTTCCAGTGTCAATCCCAACGCAGACATCTTATCACGATCCACCGCTACGTTGATTTCCGGGTTACCTTCTTCTACAGAGAGCTTTGCATCACTGGTACCATCTATTTTCTTCAACACTGCCATCGCCTCTTTTGCAAACACCATGGCACTATCCAGTTCGGAACCCATTACCACCAGTTCAATCGGTGCGGATTCCGCAGTACCCAGGATGCTCACATCCATGGTTTTTACTTTTACACCCGGCAGTATCTTACGTAACTCAACTTTCATTTGCGCCGCATAGATATCTGCACTTACCGCGCGCTCTTTAGCATCTACCATCATCACAGTGATCTCTGATTTATAGGCGGTAGACTGCGAAGTACCAAACCCATCCTCACTCGTCTGACCTACTGTCGTAATCAAACGGGTTACTTCTTTCTGTTTGGAGAGTAAAGCTTCCGCCTTGCGGGTAGCCTGATTACTCTGTTCTACAGATGCATCTTTTGGCATCTCTAACACTACGATAAACTGTCCGCGGTCACCTTTCGGGATAAATTCACCACCGATATAACCATTCACTACCAGGCTGAAAGAAGCTACCAGCAATACAATCGCTGCCAGAATCGTCCAGCGCTTATGGTTCAGCGCCCATTTCAATATACCTGTCATCCACTCTGTAAAGGATGTCAGCTGACGCTCAAACCACAGAATGAATTTCTCAAACCAGTTCTTACCTGTGATGTGTTCCAGCTTACCAAAGCGGGAAGATAACAGCGGCACGATCATGAAGGAAGACAATAAACTCAACATGGTAGAGATCATCACCACCACACAGAACTGACGCACAATCTGCGATACCATTTCATTCGTCAGAGAAATCGGCAGGAATACTACCACGATTACCAGGGTAATGGAAGTAACGGTAAAACCGATTTCTTTCACCCCGTCAAAGGCCGCTCTTACCCTGTTTTTACCCATCTCCATGTGACGGTATATATTCTCCAGCACCACGATCGCATCATCCACCAGGATGCCTACCACCAGCGATAAACCCAGCAGTGACATCAGGTTCAGAGAGAACCCCATCAGCTTCATTCCAATGAAGGTCGCTACCAATGATGCAGGAATAGAAATCATTACGAAGATCGCACTCCGAATACTGTGCAGGAACAACAGCATCACCGCAGCCACCAGCAGGATCGCGATTATCAGGTCATGAATCACGGAGTCAGCAGATTCCAGCGTAAAGTCGGAAGAGTCATTCGCAATAAATATCTTCAGGTGAAAAGATGCATAATCATGCTCAATCTCTGCAATCGCTTTCTTCATTTCCTCACTCACTGTTACAGCATTCGCATCAGATTGTTTCTGCACCATCAATGCAATCGCGCTTGTACCATCTACACGTGCTATGCGGTCTACGTCTTTCTGTGCATCCTGCACATCAGCAATATCTTTCAGTCTGATCTGTGTACCATCATCGCTTGTGCTGAGTACCAGGTTGCGCAACTGATCCACATCTTTATATTTACCAGCCAGGCGGATCAGGATCTGCTGATCGAGTGTCTTTACCTTACCGGTAGGGAAGTCGAGGTTCGCATTCGTTACTACAGAACGTACTGTATTGATGGACATTTTATAAGCTTCCAGCTTATGAGGGTCTACATTGATCTGTATCTCTCTTTCCTGACCACCAATCACTGAAACCTGGGCCACACCACCCAAACGGGACAGCAATGGCTGAATCTTTTTATCTACCAGGTCATAAAACTGCTTGCTATCCATATCAGCAGTAGCAGACAATGTCATGATAGGTAAGTCATCCAGGGAAAACTTAGTCAGTGATGGCGTCTTTGCATCAGAAGGCAGATCAGACAGTACAGCGTTTACTTTACGCTGTGCATCCTGCAGGGCAATATCTACATTCGCATCATTATTCAACTGTACACTTACAGTAGATAAGCTTTCGTTGGATTTGGAAATGATCTTTTTGATCTTCTCCATAGAAGCCACCGCATCCTCAATCTTCTTGGTGATTGTGCTTTCCACCTCTTTAGGCGAAGCACCGGGATATACGGTAGCAATAGTTACCACCGGTTGACTAAACTTAGGCAACAACTCGTAGTTGAGTGACTGATAACTCATCACCCCCAGCAAAGTAAGGATGGTGAATACCACGACTACGATAGTAGGCCGCTTGATGGATATTTCTGTAATCTTCATTATTTTCTTTTTTTACCCGGAATGTCCTGATTATCCTTTCGCCTGTTGTTGCACAGTTACCTTAGCACCATCTGTCAGGTTGATCTGACCGGCAGTGATCACCGTTTCACCTTCATTCAGTCCTTCCCTTATTTCTACCCTGTCACCGAAAATGCGGCCTGCTACTACTTTACGCAGTTTAGCTGTATTGTTATCAAATACATACACCTGGTTGCTGTTTACACCACCTACAAAAGAGGTGCGTGGAACCAGGATCATAGGCGCAGCATTTTTAATATCGAAATGAGCGGTACCAAACATACCGGCACGCAGTTGCTTGCCGCTGATGTTAGTTACTTCCATTTCTACAGGGTAGTTCAGGGTATTATCACCTTTGGCAGCGATGAAAGTGATTTTACCTTCATAGCTTACTTCAGGGAATACGTTGGTCGTTACATTTACTTTGTCGCCTTCTTTCAGGGTTACTACCTGTATTTCCGGTACGGATACAGCGAGTTTCAGACGGCTTACATCCACGATGTCGAACAGTTTGTTGCCAGGAGAGAGGTAAGCACCCTGTTCTACATATTTCTTATTGATGATGCCTGATATCGGCGCTTTAATATAAGTATCGCTCACACGGCGGGTAGCAGCGGTGTAGCGGGTTTGTGCCAGTTCATACTGAAGGGTGGCATCGTCCACTTGTTTCTTTGTCACACCACCTGTTTTAAAGGCAGCCTCATATCTTTCTTTATCTACACGCAGTTGTTCAAGATTTACTTTGGCTGATTGCAGATCAGTACCCAGGATCTCACCATCTACATAGGCCATCACCTGACCTTGTTTTACCACGCTACCTTCGTCTACCAGCAGTTTGGTAATACGGCCGGAAGTCTCCGCCAGGTAATCCAGTTCACGTACTGGTTCAAAGTTTCCGTTTGCGAGGAAACCCTGTGAAAAATCTTCTTTACTCACCTTTTCAGTCAGTACTGGTATC
This Chitinophaga sancti DNA region includes the following protein-coding sequences:
- a CDS encoding efflux RND transporter periplasmic adaptor subunit, whose amino-acid sequence is MKKIIIWSLVTIAAVVLIMWKLGANKKANEAKTEFVKKSNAGEIPVLTEKVSKEDFSQGFLANGNFEPVRELDYLAETSGRITKLLVDEGSVVKQGQVMAYVDGEILGTDLQSAKVNLEQLRVDKERYEAAFKTGGVTKKQVDDATLQYELAQTRYTAATRRVSDTYIKAPISGIINKKYVEQGAYLSPGNKLFDIVDVSRLKLAVSVPEIQVVTLKEGDKVNVTTNVFPEVSYEGKITFIAAKGDNTLNYPVEMEVTNISGKQLRAGMFGTAHFDIKNAAPMILVPRTSFVGGVNSNQVYVFDNNTAKLRKVVAGRIFGDRVEIREGLNEGETVITAGQINLTDGAKVTVQQQAKG
- a CDS encoding efflux RND transporter permease subunit — translated: MKITEISIKRPTIVVVVFTILTLLGVMSYQSLNYELLPKFSQPVVTIATVYPGASPKEVESTITKKIEDAVASMEKIKKIISKSNESLSTVSVQLNNDANVDIALQDAQRKVNAVLSDLPSDAKTPSLTKFSLDDLPIMTLSATADMDSKQFYDLVDKKIQPLLSRLGGVAQVSVIGGQEREIQINVDPHKLEAYKMSINTVRSVVTNANLDFPTGKVKTLDQQILIRLAGKYKDVDQLRNLVLSTSDDGTQIRLKDIADVQDAQKDVDRIARVDGTSAIALMVQKQSDANAVTVSEEMKKAIAEIEHDYASFHLKIFIANDSSDFTLESADSVIHDLIIAILLVAAVMLLFLHSIRSAIFVMISIPASLVATFIGMKLMGFSLNLMSLLGLSLVVGILVDDAIVVLENIYRHMEMGKNRVRAAFDGVKEIGFTVTSITLVIVVVFLPISLTNEMVSQIVRQFCVVVMISTMLSLLSSFMIVPLLSSRFGKLEHITGKNWFEKFILWFERQLTSFTEWMTGILKWALNHKRWTILAAIVLLVASFSLVVNGYIGGEFIPKGDRGQFIVVLEMPKDASVEQSNQATRKAEALLSKQKEVTRLITTVGQTSEDGFGTSQSTAYKSEITVMMVDAKERAVSADIYAAQMKVELRKILPGVKVKTMDVSILGTAESAPIELVVMGSELDSAMVFAKEAMAVLKKIDGTSDAKLSVEEGNPEINVAVDRDKMSALGLTLENVGGTMQTAFSGTADDSKIKFRQGDYEYDINIRFDDFDRKNLTDVSNIQFVNNKGQLVKLSQFATVSEGSGPSQLERRDKNTSVSVKSQVIGVPSGTVQAEFAKKIEPLRKPVGVSYLWAGDAENQGDSFGTMGAALLISIVMVYLIMVALYDNYIYPFVVLFSIPLAIIGALLALALTNNTLNIFTILGMIMLIGLVAKNAIILVDFTNQMKEQGQSTNEALIHANNARLRPILMTTIAMVIGMLPIALATGGVSATKNGLAWVIIGGLISSMFLTLIVVPVVYKIVDGFMDRFGWNKPSAKRLIRQRLVAPYAAEIEEASLN